The proteins below come from a single Rhinoderma darwinii isolate aRhiDar2 chromosome 12 unlocalized genomic scaffold, aRhiDar2.hap1 SUPER_12_unloc_5, whole genome shotgun sequence genomic window:
- the LOC142698183 gene encoding protein kinase C-like 1, protein MASNGHGEDGEKREEEKRKREEDSVTGFKKMTKKRRGAKDRGLEDEEPRPGSSQDPGTSSPYARLTISRFTIHQVLGRGSFGKVVLASVPGRNTYMAVKMITKRDNTDEIMRERRILLAARHCPFLCHLYAAHQSEERAFFITEYLSGGSLEALIRMCGCLNIGNVRRVNNQETEGGGKKKR, encoded by the exons atggcgtccaatggacatggagaagacggcgagaagagagaagaggagaagaggaagagggaggaggacagcgtcaccggattcaagaagatgacgaagaagaggagaggagccaaggacagaggattggaggatgaggagccaagacctgggagcagccaagaccctggaacatccagcccctatgccaggcttaccatcagccgcttcaccatccaccaggtcctgggtaggggcagctttggcaaa gtggtcctggcatcagtccccggccgaaacacctacatggccgtaaaaatgatcaccaaacgggacaatacggacgaaattatgagagagcggcggatactcctagcggccagacactgcccgttcctatgccacctctatgccgcacatcaatctgaggagcgggcattttttatcacggagtatctgtccggtggcagcctggaggctttgatcaggatgtgcggctgcttgaacatcggcaacgtaaggcgagtaaataatcaggagactgaggggggtggaaagaagaaaaggtga